The Primulina huaijiensis isolate GDHJ02 unplaced genomic scaffold, ASM1229523v2 scaffold42781, whole genome shotgun sequence genome includes a region encoding these proteins:
- the LOC140969766 gene encoding enoyl-[acyl-carrier-protein] reductase [NADH] 2, chloroplastic-like, which produces MAANATPRTQIVAQRPAVSAYHRISRPNFAHIGSKTKGVTWEKLRSATQPFSKIFEGNQLKYKRHIIKAMSGASDKQPLPGLPIDLRGKRAFIAGVADDNGYGWAVAKSLAAAGADILVGTWVPALNIFETSLRRGKFNESRVLPDGSLMEITKIYPLDVIYDCPEDVPEDVKTNKRYSGSDNWTVKEAAESVKNDFGTIDILVHSLANGSEVSKPLLETSRKGYLGAVSASSYSFISLLKHFVPIMNPGGATISLTYIASERIIPGYGGGMSSAKAALESDTRVLAFEAGRKHDIRVNTISAGPLRSRAAKAIGFIDMMINYSLENAPSQKELTAEEIGNVAAFLASPMASAITGSVIYADNGLNAMGVGVDSPVFKDLDIPRAKQS; this is translated from the exons ATGGCTGCGAATGCAACTCCCAGAACCCAAATTGTGGCACAAAGGCCTGCTGTTTCTGCATATCATAGAATTTCAAGACCAAATTTTGCGCACATTGGGAGTAAAACTAAAGGAGTGACTTGGGAAAAGCTTCGGTCTGCAACACAGCCATTTTCCAAAATCTTTGAAGGCAATCAGTTGAAATATAAAAGGCATATCATAAAGGCTATGTCGGGAGCAAGCGATAAACAGCCTTTGCCTGGACTGCCCATTGATCTCAGAG GGAAGAGGGCATTTATTGCTGGCGTGGCTGACGATAATGGGTATGGTTGGGCAGTAGCAAAATCTCTTGCTGCTGCAGGAGCTGATATTCTCGTTGGTACATGGGTACCT GCACTAAATATCTTCGAGACCAGTCTACGACGTGGAAAGTTCAATGAATCACGCGT TTTGCCAGATGGTTCTTTGATGGAAATCACAAAAATCTACCCATTGGATGTAATTTATGATTGTCCAGAGGATGTTCCAGAAGAT GTCAAAACAAATAAACGTTATTCAGGATCCGACAATTGGACTGTGAAG GAAGCTGCTGAATCAGTGAAAAACGATTTTGGCACCATCGATATCCTTGTGCATTCACTTGCCAATGGTTCAGAG GTTAGTAAGCCTCTTTTGGAGACATCTAGAAAAGGTTATCTAGGGGCCGTCTCAGCATCAAGCTATTCTTTCATTTCCTTACTCAAACATTTTGTTCCCATCATGAATCCAG GTGGTGCTACAATATCTCTAACATACATCGCATCTGAAAGGATAATACCGGG ATATGGAGGTGGCATGAGTTCCGCAAAGGCTGCACTGGAGAGTGACACCAGA GTGCTGGCTTTTGAAGCGGGAAGGAAACACGACATCAGAGTCAACACAATCTCTGCAG GCCCATTAAGAAGTCGTGCTGCAAAAGCTATCGGTTTCATTGACATGATGATCAACTATTCATTGGAGAATGCCCCTTCACAGAAGGAATTAACTGCAG AGGAGATTGGGAATGTTGCTGCTTTTCTTGCATCCCCAATGGCTTCGGCTATCACTGGTTCTGTTATTTACGCGGATAATGGTCTCAACGCCATGGGGGTTGGGGTCGACAGCCCGGTTTTTAAAGATCTTGATATCCCGAGAGCTAAACAAAGTTAG
- the LOC140969837 gene encoding zinc finger CCCH domain-containing protein 52-like has translation MDTRKRGGGEFGVNANGGLKKFKPEMDSLPGGIGSKSKPCTKFFSTAGCPFGENCHFLHYVPGGYNAVAKMMKLAPAPAQRTTAPPPPTQSGSAPAAVKTKICNKFNSAEGCKFGDKCHFAHGEWELGKPNVPFQEDPRAGGAIPGRFGTRLEPPVTGPAASFGISATAKISVDASLVGAIIGKGGVNSKQISRQTGAKLAIREHETDPSLRNIELEGTFEQINQASTMVRELIVNIGSVNVPGKAYGGPGGGFVRGSGVTAAAGGNFKTKLCDNYSKGSCTFGDRCHFAHGEAELRRSVL, from the exons ATGGACACACGCAAGAGAGGCGGAGGTGAATTCGGTGTCAATGCTAATGGCGGTCTCAAGAAATTCAAGCCAG AAATGGACTCCTTACCAGGTGGTATAGGAAGCAAATCGAAGCCATGCACGAAGTTTTTCAG CACTGCTGGTTGCCCATTTGGCGAGAACTGCCATTTTCTTCACTATGTTCCTGGTGGCTATAATGCTGTTGCCAAGATGATGAAACTAGCACCTGCTCCTGCCCAGAGAACGACGGCACCGCCACCTCCAACTCAAAGTGGTTCTGCTCCAGCTGCTGTCAAAACGAAAATATGCAACAAATTCAACTCTGCAGAAGGTTGCAAATTTGGGGATAAATGTCACTTTGCTCATGGTGAGTGGGAGCTTGGGAAACCCAATGTGCCATTTCAGGAGGATCCTCGTGCTGGTGGAGCTATTCCTGGCCGTTTCGGAACCAGATTGGAGCCACCAGTGACAGGACCTGCAGCGAGTTTTGGTATCTCTGCCACTGCCAAAATCAGTGTTGATGCATCCTTAGTTGGTGCTATTATTGGGAAAGGTGGAGTAAATTCCAAGCAGATATCCCGGCAAACAGGAGCCAAGTTAGCGATCCGTGAGCATGAGACTGATCCAAGTCTTAGGAACATTGAGCTTGAGGGTACGTTTGAACAAATTAATCAAGCAAGCACAATGGTAAGAGAACTTATTGTTAACATTGGTTCCGTCAACGTCCCTGGAAAAGCATATGGAGGTCCTGGAGGTGGTTTTGTACGTGGCTCCGGAGTCACAGCTGCTGCAGGTGGGAACTTCAAGACAAAGCTCTGTGACAATTATTCTAAAGGTTCCTGCACCTTTGGTGATAGGTGCCACTTTGCTCATGGGGAAGCTGAACTGCGCAGATCTGTGTTgtga